One genomic region from Clostridium saccharobutylicum DSM 13864 encodes:
- a CDS encoding DedA family protein, whose protein sequence is MGITVSYFLGRVLEVKFIEKYGRYIHMDKSRLDKISTWFDRYGNKLLVMAYFIPGIRHVTGYFSGISKLSYKKFAANAYMGALIWTTTFISLGRVFGVDFQKYHLLIKKYSLIGTLVVITAIIFVYIYRAYKEDSFKIAIFK, encoded by the coding sequence ATAGGAATTACTGTATCTTATTTTTTAGGTAGAGTATTAGAAGTAAAGTTTATTGAAAAATATGGTCGTTATATTCATATGGATAAGAGTAGGCTGGATAAGATATCAACGTGGTTTGATAGATATGGTAATAAGTTGTTGGTAATGGCCTATTTTATTCCAGGAATAAGGCATGTCACTGGTTATTTTTCAGGAATAAGCAAGTTATCTTATAAGAAATTTGCAGCCAACGCATACATGGGAGCTTTAATATGGACGACTACATTTATTTCATTAGGAAGAGTTTTTGGAGTTGATTTTCAGAAATATCATCTATTGATTAAAAAATATTCATTGATAGGGACACTAGTAGTTATTACTGCCATAATTTTTGTATATATTTATAGAGCATATAAGGAAGATTCGTTTAAAATTGCAATATTTAAATGA
- a CDS encoding response regulator transcription factor — MKDFKILLVEDEKQMSMFIEMELTHEGYEVDVAYDGRDALRKAENSDYSLILIDIMIPSLNGIEVCRRIRQFSDVPIIMLTAKSDVPDKVLGLDAGANDYLTKPFAIEELLARIRVYTREKTQKNVLDEIKVKDILMDNKIHQVWRDGKEIELTKKEYDLLKVLLINKNIVLTREQLIEKVWGYDYVGDTNIVDVFIRYLRSKIDDGFEDKAITTIRGVGYIIKGE, encoded by the coding sequence TTGAAAGATTTTAAAATTCTTTTAGTAGAAGATGAAAAACAGATGTCGATGTTTATTGAGATGGAGCTTACTCATGAAGGGTATGAGGTTGATGTAGCATATGATGGAAGAGATGCTTTGAGAAAAGCAGAGAATTCGGATTATAGTTTAATACTTATTGACATTATGATACCAAGTTTAAATGGAATAGAGGTTTGTAGAAGAATAAGGCAATTTTCTGATGTGCCAATTATAATGCTAACAGCTAAAAGTGATGTACCAGATAAAGTTTTAGGGCTTGATGCTGGTGCTAATGATTATTTAACCAAACCTTTTGCAATAGAAGAATTACTAGCAAGGATAAGAGTATATACAAGGGAAAAGACACAAAAAAATGTATTGGATGAGATTAAAGTAAAAGATATTTTAATGGATAATAAAATACATCAAGTATGGAGAGATGGTAAGGAAATTGAACTTACTAAAAAAGAATATGATCTTCTAAAAGTTTTATTGATAAATAAAAATATTGTACTTACAAGGGAACAATTAATTGAAAAAGTTTGGGGATATGATTATGTAGGAGATACCAATATAGTGGATGTATTTATTAGATATCTAAGAAGTAAAATTGATGATGGATTTGAAGATAAAGCTATAACTACCATAAGAGGTGTAGGGTATATCATTAAAGGTGAATGA
- a CDS encoding DedA family protein, whose amino-acid sequence MLKGILVICEVKKLGLIVELFNNYGYIVLMVALILELIAFPLPGEAIMTYCGYVIYEGKMNFIFSILIATI is encoded by the coding sequence ATGTTAAAGGGTATACTTGTTATATGCGAGGTGAAAAAATTGGGACTTATAGTAGAATTATTTAATAATTATGGATATATTGTATTAATGGTAGCTTTAATATTAGAATTGATAGCATTTCCTTTACCAGGTGAAGCTATTATGACATATTGTGGATATGTTATTTATGAAGGAAAGATGAATTTCATATTTAGCATATTAATTGCTACTATTTGA
- a CDS encoding undecaprenyl-diphosphatase yields MNIEFFRLINNLANKNSILDKIMIFFSKDALYIFIAALAIVFILGAIQKKSDYRKIAVSTFILTSINLISSFLIGNIYYVDRPFVNNKVNLLYPHVKDASFPSDHSIGTMSIALGLTRYNKVISFLLTVLSVMVGFSRVYVGHHYPMDVIGAYIIAFGVSYVYNLKLRNKVESLYEAVERKLVFRFGLGKLYEEI; encoded by the coding sequence ATGAACATAGAATTTTTTAGGTTAATAAATAATCTGGCTAATAAAAATAGTATTTTAGATAAAATAATGATTTTCTTTTCAAAGGATGCATTATATATATTTATAGCAGCTCTTGCCATAGTATTTATTTTGGGAGCTATACAGAAAAAGTCTGATTATAGAAAAATAGCTGTAAGTACTTTTATTCTAACATCAATAAATTTAATTTCAAGTTTTCTTATCGGAAATATATATTATGTCGATAGACCATTTGTAAATAATAAGGTGAATCTATTATATCCCCATGTAAAAGATGCATCATTTCCAAGCGATCATTCAATAGGAACAATGAGTATAGCGTTAGGACTTACAAGGTACAATAAGGTAATAAGTTTTTTGTTAACTGTATTGTCAGTAATGGTTGGCTTTTCAAGAGTATATGTAGGACATCATTATCCAATGGATGTTATAGGAGCATATATAATTGCTTTTGGAGTAAGTTATGTTTATAATTTGAAATTAAGAAATAAAGTTGAAAGTTTATATGAGGCAGTTGAAAGGAAGCTGGTATTTAGATTTGGATTAGGAAAATTGTATGAAGAAATATAG
- a CDS encoding sensor histidine kinase has product MNFKIVKNAKISIKLTIVYAFMFCVVLLLLNASILYGVKYHLYRQADKEIEDIQTIVLNKVTLQNEKIDLSDSELFLEIPFKENISIRIIQQDGKVLNSTKKFPYDVEEFQLNAKSSQNKEKHIEDKEKHLVYKNVRFESKAYGIVFFQIVKDMGNEYDFMKILFAVMAIADFIGIIVSIILGYMVSKRMLKPIDNIIETAENISINNLKERIDIKGPNDELKRLASTFNNMIDRLQASFNRQVQFVSDASHELRTPITVIQGYANLLDRWGKDDRKALEKSIYAIKLEASNMANLVEKLLFLARGDSGTQLIEKKEFLLNELIDEVVKETEMIEEGHLISNKKNEFVRIVADYNMIKQMLRVFIDNSLKFTPKNGNIDISSEVKGTMVEITVSDTGIGIPEDEVENIFDRFYIVDKSRSKEKGGTGLGLSIAKWIIDMHNGTINLESEEGKGTKIIVGLNIKNNNLK; this is encoded by the coding sequence ATGAATTTTAAGATAGTTAAGAACGCAAAAATTTCAATAAAACTTACTATAGTTTATGCATTTATGTTTTGTGTAGTATTACTATTACTAAATGCTTCAATCTTATATGGAGTAAAATATCATTTATATAGGCAAGCGGATAAAGAAATAGAAGATATACAAACTATAGTGTTAAATAAGGTAACTTTGCAGAATGAAAAAATAGATTTATCTGATAGTGAATTATTTTTAGAGATTCCTTTTAAAGAAAATATATCAATAAGAATAATTCAGCAAGATGGTAAAGTACTGAATTCTACAAAAAAGTTTCCGTATGATGTTGAAGAATTTCAATTAAATGCAAAAAGTTCACAGAATAAAGAAAAACATATTGAAGATAAAGAAAAGCATTTAGTATATAAAAATGTTAGATTTGAAAGTAAAGCATATGGGATTGTATTTTTTCAAATAGTAAAAGATATGGGTAATGAATATGATTTTATGAAAATATTATTTGCAGTAATGGCTATAGCTGATTTTATAGGTATAATTGTGTCTATAATATTGGGATATATGGTAAGTAAAAGAATGTTAAAACCTATTGATAATATAATTGAAACAGCTGAAAATATAAGTATTAATAATTTAAAAGAACGAATAGATATTAAAGGACCGAATGATGAACTTAAGAGGCTTGCAAGTACATTTAATAATATGATAGATAGGCTTCAAGCTTCATTTAATAGGCAGGTACAGTTTGTGTCAGATGCATCTCATGAACTTAGAACACCTATTACTGTTATTCAAGGATATGCTAATCTTTTAGATAGATGGGGAAAAGATGATAGGAAAGCTTTAGAAAAATCAATTTATGCAATTAAATTAGAAGCATCTAATATGGCTAATTTGGTTGAAAAGTTATTGTTTCTTGCAAGAGGAGATAGTGGAACTCAACTCATAGAAAAAAAGGAATTTTTACTTAATGAATTAATTGATGAAGTAGTTAAAGAGACAGAAATGATAGAAGAAGGTCATTTAATATCTAACAAAAAAAATGAATTTGTTAGAATTGTTGCGGATTATAACATGATAAAGCAAATGCTAAGAGTATTCATTGATAATAGTTTGAAATTTACTCCTAAGAATGGAAATATAGATATAAGTTCTGAAGTAAAAGGAACAATGGTAGAAATAACTGTTAGTGATACAGGAATTGGGATACCTGAAGATGAAGTTGAAAATATATTTGATAGATTTTATATTGTAGATAAATCTAGATCAAAAGAAAAAGGTGGAACTGGGCTTGGTCTTTCTATAGCTAAATGGATAATTGATATGCATAATGGAACTATAAATTTAGAAAGTGAAGAAGGTAAAGGAACAAAAATAATTGTTGGTTTAAATATAAAAAATAACAATTTAAAGTAA